The DNA segment CAAAAGACAAGAAAGAATAATGATCATTAATCACGAAATATTGATTAGATACTATATAACTGGGGGACTCCGAACTTGAGAAGATCGAATATAACAATGTAACCTAGATAATGCCATTTTGGTTTAGTAGTCCACTTCAGTATTAAGATCTGAGGAAGAAACTCAAATCAAAACAGGGAACTTTTATTGTTAATGTTAACCAAAATTAGAAGTTAATAAAAAGAATTCACGAAATGATATAAACTTAAGCAAGCTATTAAAACAAATACTTTTAGTTTAAATCAATGCAAAGCATTTGGTAGACCCAAGTCATTGTGCATACCGATAGGAGTAAGAAAACTGTACTGATTGACTGCCAAATGTGGAGGGCCAAATCTTGATTTCTTCCTTGTTTCTGTATTAATAAATCACATGTTAGAAATGAAATATACTATATCAGCCATAGACATTAGAACATAGAGTGTAAATAATTTGGCTCTGCAGTCCAGTCTGCACTTTAAACTTCTAACAAGCAAACTTCTAACTtgtatgttgagcactttctccccctcacttgttgactccccctgTCTAAATGGAATAATAGAgtttttctccccctttttgttagcatcaagttgagtggaggttgacatttgtgcagccaccagtttctgaagtagcAGAGTTTGTTGAGTTTGATGGCGGTGGATTTGAGTAATAGATGTTTCCAGGGTCTTGAGCCTGGCATACAAAGAGTCCACTTTGTTGACTAGATCATAGTTTTTCCTAAGCTTAGCATTGTTGTGTTAGGAAAGGTAGCCTCCAATCTTGCAGTAATTTCCCTTTTGACTTGACCAATTTCTGGCTTGAGCTCAGTTACATCTTGATTTTGCTTTAAAGATTGAAGTTGGTGCAGCTGAAGAGACTCTAGTCAAATTCATCACCAGTTGTGAAGGGCATGGCAGTGATTatatccttggccctttgcatagaagtaggtatgtgcaccaagttgagaattctctcagcagccacattgtcctgttcagaTAGAACTTGATAAgatgaaacagggtgagtaaatgcctcagcttcataagaaacatattctaagacagcttgataatcttgctgaaataaCCATTTCTTTTCatcctcattgacatcccttaactcactagcaatgggcTCTTTCCATTCTTATGTACCTGCTTTTTCTTTCATAATCTCTATTTtcttacatcaagggctccccttggcttcccacccttacactctcaccttcacctactaaggtgggactccacttaCTCACTTTTGTCAAGCTGGAAGAAATAccttgcatattttcactcttttcctctccttttgcctgggagcaactcagcctctcactctgttcactcccttccttAATCCttagagtgattgtacaactactaaatcatctatACTTGTGACAACAGTTGAGATTTCAAGTTGTGCAGTGATTGTCAACAGATGAGAAACATCCTTCGAAGCAGTAGTTGAAAGTGTCAACGGATAATTTCTGTTAAGCACATCTGTCGAGATAAAATCATTggtcaacggatgaacaatatccgtcgaggtagtagaaatgacagagtttggattagaaactactgtagaatctgtggttattgatttgagatattgcacattattctcaggtagaatcagaaagaaatggaaagtgagccaacaaatcatctaaaaatgattctcacttgctgtagattttggcttctccatgagagttaaagatggaaagtcaggaattgatgtgtgaatcatgtccacatccagagaatttatgggtgaattttgtgtgtgaggtgcttctatcactaaagattttggctgtgactccacatttactggagccacatcaatctgaatttgagaaggtgctgTAAGCGAGTCTTTGACTGCaatttgcacagtgtgtgcaccaTGTGTATCCCCAAGTATTTTGGATTTCTTATTTCTATCATAAGTtcggggtgagcttgtgtccctaaccctcttggcctgtgctcttggttgagagcttgtttcaatagtaacatccttttgggaggatgaaactagtaatgagcttatatccttattaatcactacagtttgttgggaaactgtagtgtgtCTAGGTTTGGTTACACTCACTTCCCCATCCTAATTCTTAGGgattcttttatgttcaccctgtccctcacaaGACTaacttcccttcacactcccctcttggtttttagtagattttacaactagctgcttttgagagaaaatagagggggctttctttgagtTTGATTTTAAGatttttggttttgtggcttgggtaaacacctgtttggtcactgtcacaggtgCCATGACCACAGTTGATTGTAAAGAAATAGGTGGTTGAGAAGTAATAGGGACAAAATAATTTACCTCCTTTACCTGAGGCTGTTCCATGATTGACATGTAAACAAGGGGAACATTCTTGTGGTGATTTGCCCTGTTCAGGTcagcaataactcttctctcttggacccaaaaatctaacttgtttgttgggttcaaGATCGAGAGATTCTCAGACACAAAATTAGCTattaacataaagaatctagcataatatatgttcttagacctcttctttaTATCTCCTAACTTACTCCCTAATTCATACATGACTGAaatactgaaattaaagtacttatcacttaaaagcatatagagcatgttaacaagtgaatAAGTTACAACATCAAAGTTgctaactttaccagaaaacatCTTAATAAAGGAATCACATAAAAACTctattctttcctaagacccattctcctaatatcacctaacttagtggcaataagagcatagccaatagaaactagcatgttactcacatcagtgtctatGTGTGGATCAAGTGTGTTAtttcaggcaatttaaagcatttttcaatTATATCACAGTTAAAACAACgttcattacctttgagactgaaggtaatggttttgtcCTTTGAATTGAACACGGCTGTAGTCCATATTTCCTCGATaacttcacagtaaatggttggagactcaagtatggcataacttagtttgcagtttagggtgaagtccatcattttgtgatagtcttcagatgccggaatttGCTTATTTACCAGAGCCAcaaagttattcttctcataaacgtacccagttgaggacatgattttgactactggtgtcaTAGCTGTGATTGAGTACTCATTTTGATTCGTGTCTTATTTGATCTGAACCCCGAAAACTGTGATTTTACGCAAAATATTGAAATGACTATTTTCATCATACATATTTTCATCATACATGGAAAACAGAGATTGCACTACCTTAGAATAAATATGATTTGAAGTTAAGACATGAACACCAACAAAGATTTTTGTGTGTTTCTATAGTTGTAAAGGTCTTTTATATGTAATTGCAGAATAAAAACTGAAATCTTAAAGTAATTGAAGAGATAATTTATCACACATAACGAGCATACAATCAGTTGTAGATGTTTATTTTTAGACTGATTCTTGCCACCACATCAGCTTATAATGAACATTTACTTGTTTAGAACAGATCAGTTTCACTTACCAAAACTCTGCAAAAATGGGGCTTGAATGTGGAGTTAACTTTTGGTTCCTATTTGCATAATTGGCTTTCCAAGCTATCTTAGTTTCAGGAAATGATAGGTATACTTACATTGTTTACATGGACAAAGCGTTAATGCCAAAGGCATTTGCTAGCCACCACATTTGGTACTCCACCACCATCAACTCTGTCAAGTCGAGAAATCATCAATCCTCTCCATCTCTTCTCTACACCTATGATCATGCAGTTCATGGTTTTTCTGCGTTGCTAAGTATAGATGAATTGGAATCGCTAAAGAAGTCTCCAGGATTTGTCTCAGCTTACGGTGAAAAAAAGGCCACGGTTTATACCACCCCCCATACGTATGAGTTTCTTTCTCTTAATCCTACAACAGGCTTATGGCCGGCCTCTGATTATGGGAAGGATGTCATTATTGGTGTTATTGGCACTGGTATTTGGCCCGAGAGTGCAAGCTTCAAGTATGATGGTATGTCTGAGATTCCCTCGAGATGGAAGGGGACTTGTGAAGTGGGACAAGAGTTCAACGCTTCAAATTGTAACTTGAAACTGATTGGAGCTCGATACCTTACCAAGGGCTTTAGCGCTTCATATCCTGAGACAACCATTAGTATGAACTCTTCTAGAGACACTGAAGGACATGGGACACACACTTCATCAATAGCTGGTGGAAactgttgacggaggaatctggtaacaacaaagattgaggtttctcgccggaattaagatctatgacggtggttcttccCCGGAAcatcaagcggtgtgtggtggtttgtggttgttttaggctgagattgatcagagtaagtggtggctctcttatcagctctcaacttcttaccctctcaatatgcctacgtaccctttatatagggatcaagcctgacgtagttcttgtggaacaagaaatctaatgggcttagacttcttattcctaggcccggtagaagcccatccaaattccgtcttccgctagctttaggaatgtccaactatgaggcccaaccgcgaaggcccaaggctcgtccatAATAGTAGGACTTCACTTATAGTGCATatccctgcgcaaggataacactccgctacaacTATTTCCCTTGATTTAcagacgcaggtatagccacggttcaccccaagtgccggACGCATCCCTACATGTACATCTCTGCTCATTTGTATTTGCAATCAATGTCAAATTTGGATATGGTTTCCAGTTTATGGGCCTGCCCGTGTTTCAGAGCAGCTCTAACGACATGACCACTCTCTTAGGTATATCTCTAGGACTAAGCTTCTTTCATTTTGTTCAATTCTAGATATATTGTTGTTTCTGATCGCTGACAACATATTACCTTCTGATAGATTAGGATTCCATAAATTTTTGGTGGCTATTAATTTAAAAACATTTCGTTTAAATTTAGTACTGCTATTACCTTCTGCTATTGTCGTTTaaattcattatctcttctgtgaagggtggagttggatcgtcaggatctccaaggggaaggagattgcttggatcagttcttgggacatcagcccttcttcttaccggaccatccaggtctatgataggaggaggatttctccccctaggaggtatgtggggtctggtggcctggtgagcctccaaatcacgcctcagcctttggatttcagcctcatgagccctgatcctttcctgcactacttggggattcgcccctggggtgctttgggggcgttgccttccatcggccattggctcttttccaggacgcttccttctcggggccacttcatcatccgaagattcggagtctctctcagtgtatggaccagaaaattcccgatcctcagggataggacccaaacctcgtatataggggggcgaccgccctcgtgcttcgcttcgcctagcatatccgcttcctccaacctcagggtgaaggggcatcccataagggggttagtagtaacaatagttgaatattcatacccgacgggtcgagaattctcaggtatatgtatttgttgaacttgaggattcataCCTTGAATCAGGGtagttgtcccttgtagctggggttgagttgcccctgtctgggcttcctcctgagtaaatgcataagttgaatggggaggaacctccacggttgataggactcctaagtctatcctaattcagaggcttgtccaccaagtctcctataccaagtccaattcaaggactcccacatctatataaggggcctcaccccacaaatcagaactacattttttgacttgatccttggcaatcagcaaggtacgtaggcatcttgttaaggcagattgagtcacgaaacacaagagcagtcaaatcgagccttgaagctcatgttccttagtactaaatacagcaattatatatatatattagttttttatccataacatttggcgccgtctgtgggaaggaacaacaacaaccatggcgagaacacggagaacaattggagctataaggaaggaacaccatcagagacaactccttatccttttaggtccccttgaggctaatctataaggatttatatccttatcaggactcttctcaatagctgatttttcccttattaattaattacgaaattaattaataatcagggcttttgggccccttttttttattccaccaggcctgatctggtccatcaggcttaacctttctggtctgaatatcatacatcttattattgggcctagcagcccattaattataaaatcaggacttatttatccctatcaaataGAAACACACAACAGCTTGGAAGATATGCTTACAAAGGTTGCTGGCTAACCTTGGATCATCGGACAGTATGACATAACATTGAATAATATTCTTCAAAACTGTAGTAAACGGTTCATCCTGCATCTTTTCAATTACGTCATTAAAAACCTTCATGATTGCACACAACCGGTTTGCAGGCTCACAGCAATACTGTAGTCCCTGCTCTTGCATCATTATTCTTGACATTATCCAAGATACAGTCTGTATAGCCATATACAAGTGTTCAGAGTGAGTTTAAAGAGCCAATTAACTATGGGTGTCGATCTATTTATATTTTGATGGTGTACCGGAATTGTTTCAGAATTATTTGCTCAGGTTCTTACTAGGACGATCAAGTCTATGCCATGCAATATAAACCTTATGATTTATATATGGCTGGGTACTAATGTTGGACTTTCCTTTAATCCAAACATGTTTATTTTTAGATAGTATTATTAATAGCGTGTGTCAAGGGGGAAAATGGATTTGGTTCTATGGGCAACGTAGTTATAGGAATGAATAAAGGGAGTACAGACTTGATAAGAGATTGATTGAGTCTGTTTGGTACTTCCCGATTTTTTAGCTCTTGATTGCTAGCTTTCACAGTTGTGTCATTCTATATATATATCCCTGTACTATGTTCTCTAAAGAATGAATAATATAGCTTGTTTTATTCCCAGTTTAAATATACACTAGAGTGTGCGTGTGTATTGTGTTcaaaggtgtgtgtgtgtgttcaaAGGTGTGTGTTGATTAAATCTCTAcacttggtatcagagcacaGGAGACAAGAGACAACCACGGCCCCGGTCCAGATGACGACAAATAAGAACAAGGAGAGCTCGTTTGGCCTGAGTTACCCGATGCTCACAAAAACTAATTACACCGTATGGGCCCTCAAAATGAAGGTCTTTATGCAGGCTCATGGCGTGTGGGAAGCAATTGAGCCCAAGGATTCTCAGACGACCGCCGCTGTGGATGATAAGATTGACAAGCGGGCTTTGGCCATTATTTATCAAGGAGTTCCAGACGATGTATTGTTGTCACTTGCAGAAAAACAGACGTCTAAAGATGCTTGGAAGGCTGTCAAAATCATGTTCCAGGGAGCGGATAAGGTGAAAGCGGCTAGAGCACAGACACTCAAGAGCGAATTCGAAGTATTGCGTATGAAAGAAAACGAGCAGTTGGATGAGTTTTATCTGAAATTGAATAGCCTGGTCACCAACATTCGAGCCCTTGGAGAGAAAATTGAGGAAGCGTACGTAGTAAAGAAACTTCTCAGAGCTGTCCCTTCCAAGTTTCTACAAATTGCATCGGCTATAGAAcaatttggaaatttggaatcatTGTCGGTGGAAGAGGTTGTTGGTTCGTTGAAAGCCCACGAGGAGAGGCTGCGAGGCACAACAGAGATAAATCAAGAACAGTTGCTACTGACAGAGGAAGAGTGGAGAAAGAAAGAGAATAGCGAGGGGCAGTTGTTATTAACTCGAGAGGAATGGTTGAAGAAGACCAGCAGAGAAGGGACACGAGGTGGTGACCGCGGCATTCGGGACAAGAGCAGAGTAAGGTGTTATAATTGTCAGGGACATGGACATTTCGCTGCAGAATGTCGCAGACCACGAAAGGAGAGAGACACATCAAGGGAAGCGAATCTTTCACAGGTTCAAGAAGATGAACCAGCCTTACTGATGGTTGAGGCGGGGAAAATAGAAATTCAGTCAATGATTTTGAGGGAGGATGCAGTGGTTCCAAAATTACGGACAAACACTGAAGAACGAAGGGAATCACAAgtatggtacttggataatggtgCAAGCAACCACATGACCGGGCAACGTGGGAAATTTAGGGAGTTGGATGAACGTGTGACAGGGAAGGTTAAATTCGGAGATGGGTCAACAGTAACTATCAAAGGAAAGGGGACGATTGCATTTCAGTGCAAAAATGGTGAAGAAAGGACTCTCAAGGAGGTGTACTACATTCCAGACTTGTGTAATAATATCATAAGCCTAGGTCAATTGTCTGAAGCAGGGAATAAAGTTATTCTTGACGGAGATTATTTGTGGGTTCATGAGGCCAGTGGCAAGCTATTAATGAAGGTGAAAAAACTGAAAAATCGCTTATATAAAATCAGTCTCGAGGAAAGTAAAGCATCATGTTTACTTACAAAGCTGGAGGAGGATACTTGGCTATGGCACGCCCGACTTGGCCATGTAAATTTTCAAGCATTGGAACTAATGTCGAGAGAGAAAATGGCATACGGAATCCCAACCATGGTTCAACCTGTGAAGAAGTGCGAAGGATGCTTGATGACAAAACAATCCAGAAAGCCTTTCCCGCAATATGCTAGCTTTCTTGCAAAGAAAGTACTGGAAATAGTACACGCCGATATTTGTGGACCAATCACACCAATGACACCTGGAGGTAATCGGTACTTCTTGTTATTTGTTGATGATTTTAGTAGAAAAATGTGGGTTTATCTGTTAAAAGAAAAAGGAGATGCCTTTGAGATGTTTAAAAAATTTAAAGCATTGGTTGAGAATGGAAAGGAGAGAAACATAAAAATTTTAAGAACAGATAGGGGTGGTGAATTCTGTTCCAAAGAGTTTACACTGTATTGTGAGAGGGCTGGGATTTTAAGGCACTACACAACACCCTACACCCCACAACAAAATGAGGTGGTTGAACGAAGAAATAGGACCGTTGCTGCCATGACGAGAAGCTTCTTGAAGGGCTCAAAACTACCAGCATATCTATGGGGCGAAGCGGTGCGCCACTCGATTTATGTTTTGAATAGATTACCTACTCGGTGTTTGAAGGGCAGAACTCCATATGAGGCATGGAGTGGAGATAAACCGGATTTGACACATCTGAGGGTATTTGGATGCACTGCATTCATGAAAATTCCATCAGTACATGTAAGGAAGCTGGATGATCGAAGTAAATTGGTTGTATACCTCGGTAAGGAACCAGGAACAAAAGGGAATCGCTTATATGATCCAAGAACAGGGGCTGTGCATGTTAGTCGAGATGTTGTAATGCAGGAGAAAGTTTTCTGGCCATGGGAACAGGGAGAGGATAGCGGAGTTGCATTTCCTGGGAATTATATTGAGATAAGAGAATCTATAGATACAGAACAAGAGGTTGCAACACCCCTGCAATCTCCGGTTCAACAGTCGCCATCGCAGCCA comes from the Apium graveolens cultivar Ventura unplaced genomic scaffold, ASM990537v1 ctg9132, whole genome shotgun sequence genome and includes:
- the LOC141705628 gene encoding subtilisin-like protease SBT3 — translated: MDKALMPKAFASHHIWYSTTINSVKSRNHQSSPSLLYTYDHAVHGFSALLSIDELESLKKSPGFVSAYGEKKATVYTTPHTYEFLSLNPTTGLWPASDYGKDVIIGVIGTGIWPESASFKYDGMSEIPSRWKGTCEVGQEFNASNCNLKLIGARYLTKGFSASYPETTISMNSSRDTEGHGTHTSSIAGGNC